In Clostridia bacterium, the following are encoded in one genomic region:
- the pflB gene encoding formate C-acetyltransferase — MRTEWNGFLTNKWDKEVDVRDFIVTNYHPYDGDEGFLSKPTQRTLTLLNKYNELLKLEQERGGVLDIDTETVSGITTYKPGYMDKENELIVGLQTDEPLKRGVNPFGGMRMARGACEAYGYKLSDKIEEQFKYRTTHNDGVFRVYTSTMRKARKSGIITGLPDAYGRGRIIGDYRRVALYGIDYLIEKKQEDMAKLEKVPMNEENIRLREEVFCQIESLNMLKEMGAMYGYDLSKPAANAHEAVQWVYFAYLAAIKEQNGAAESLGRVSTFLDIYIERDLKNGLITEEYAQELIDQFVLKLRMARQLRTPEYNELFAGDPTWVTESIGGMCLDGRHMITKSSFRFLHTLENLTPSPEPNLTVLWSENLPVNFKKYASHISIVTSSIQYENDEVMRPLYGDDYGIACCVSAMKIGKQMQFFGARCNVAKVLLMAINGGKDEISGVQIGPEMSVLDGVLNYEEVYSRFEKYMDWLAELYVNTMNVIHYMHDKYAYENIQMALHDTTVERLMAFGIAGLSVAADSLSAIKHAKVTAVKNEQGIVTDYVTEGDFPKYGNDDDRADNIVRDIVAYFSKALQKHQTYRNALHTLSVLTITSNVVYGKKTGSTPDGRKYGEPFAPGANPMHGRECCGALASLNSVAKIPYDACKDGISNTFSITPRTLGKSLEERKTNLVNILDGYFSQGAHHININVLDRACLEDAQVNPQKYPNLTIRVSGYAVRFNSLKKKHQDEVIKRTFFESM; from the coding sequence ATGAGAACAGAATGGAATGGCTTTTTGACCAACAAATGGGACAAAGAAGTTGATGTTCGTGATTTTATAGTCACCAATTATCACCCTTATGACGGAGATGAAGGCTTTTTGTCCAAACCTACACAACGTACCCTTACGCTTCTTAATAAATATAATGAGCTTTTGAAGCTAGAACAAGAACGCGGCGGAGTGCTTGATATTGATACAGAAACAGTAAGCGGTATTACAACATATAAACCCGGCTATATGGATAAAGAAAATGAACTAATCGTAGGACTTCAAACTGACGAGCCCTTGAAACGCGGAGTAAATCCTTTCGGCGGAATGCGTATGGCAAGAGGCGCATGTGAAGCTTACGGCTATAAGCTTTCAGATAAAATAGAAGAACAGTTCAAGTACCGCACAACCCATAACGACGGAGTTTTCAGAGTTTATACAAGCACAATGAGAAAGGCGCGCAAAAGCGGTATTATCACTGGACTTCCTGATGCTTATGGAAGAGGCAGAATTATAGGCGATTACAGACGAGTTGCACTTTATGGCATAGATTATCTGATTGAAAAGAAGCAAGAAGATATGGCAAAACTAGAAAAAGTGCCTATGAATGAAGAGAACATTCGCCTAAGAGAAGAAGTTTTCTGTCAGATAGAGTCTCTTAATATGTTAAAAGAAATGGGCGCAATGTATGGATACGATCTTTCCAAGCCTGCGGCTAACGCCCATGAAGCTGTACAATGGGTTTATTTTGCGTATCTAGCAGCTATAAAAGAACAAAACGGTGCAGCAGAAAGCTTAGGAAGAGTTTCAACTTTCTTGGATATTTACATTGAAAGAGACTTAAAAAACGGCTTAATAACAGAAGAATATGCCCAAGAATTAATAGATCAGTTTGTACTAAAACTTAGAATGGCGCGTCAATTGCGTACGCCTGAATACAATGAGCTTTTTGCAGGTGATCCTACATGGGTAACAGAAAGCATAGGCGGCATGTGTCTTGATGGTCGTCACATGATTACAAAAAGCTCATTTAGATTTTTGCACACGCTTGAAAATTTGACGCCTTCTCCTGAACCTAACTTGACTGTTTTGTGGTCTGAGAATTTGCCTGTCAACTTTAAAAAATACGCCAGTCATATAAGCATTGTCACCAGTTCAATTCAATATGAAAATGATGAAGTAATGCGTCCTTTATATGGCGACGACTACGGCATTGCTTGCTGCGTAAGCGCAATGAAAATCGGCAAGCAAATGCAGTTCTTTGGTGCGCGCTGCAATGTTGCCAAAGTTTTGCTTATGGCTATCAATGGCGGCAAAGATGAGATTAGCGGAGTTCAAATTGGTCCAGAGATGTCAGTATTAGACGGCGTTTTGAACTATGAAGAAGTTTATTCAAGATTTGAAAAATATATGGATTGGTTGGCAGAGCTTTATGTCAACACAATGAATGTCATTCATTATATGCATGACAAGTATGCCTATGAAAATATTCAAATGGCTTTGCACGATACCACTGTAGAAAGACTTATGGCTTTTGGTATAGCAGGATTGTCAGTAGCTGCAGATTCATTGAGCGCAATCAAACATGCCAAGGTTACAGCGGTTAAAAATGAACAAGGCATTGTTACAGATTATGTAACTGAAGGCGATTTCCCTAAATATGGAAACGATGACGATAGAGCAGATAATATAGTAAGAGATATAGTAGCTTATTTCTCTAAGGCTTTACAAAAACATCAAACTTATCGCAACGCGCTTCATACTCTGTCTGTTCTTACTATAACCAGCAACGTAGTTTATGGAAAAAAGACAGGCTCCACTCCTGACGGAAGAAAATACGGTGAACCCTTTGCACCTGGTGCAAACCCTATGCATGGCAGAGAATGCTGCGGTGCGCTTGCATCACTTAACTCAGTTGCCAAGATTCCTTATGATGCATGTAAAGACGGTATTTCCAATACATTCAGCATAACACCGAGAACTCTGGGCAAATCACTCGAAGAACGCAAGACTAATTTGGTGAATATTTTGGATGGATACTTTAGTCAAGGGGCTCATCATATCAACATCAACGTGCTTGACCGTGCATGCCTAGAAGATGCTCAGGTAAATCCTCAAAAATATCCCAACTTAACCATAAGAGTAAGCGGATACGCTGTAAGATTTAACTCTTTGAAGAAAAAGCATCAAGACGAAGTTATCAAGCGTACTTTCTTTGAATCGATGTAA
- the pflA gene encoding pyruvate formate-lyase-activating protein: MKKGYVHSIESLGTVDGPGVRTVVFMQGCYLRCRYCHNPDTWECSGGKSYTAQELFNFVIKFRPYFGKSGGITVSGGEPLLQPEFLYEFFELLKQNNIHTAIDTSGLLNDEIKKLLTKTDLVLLDIKHTDPIEYKKLTGGDLSAPQKMHSYLIENNIPFWIRQVIVPGINDTVEQIKELAKYCVHSQKYELIAYHTLGLNKWRFLNIPYSLEGVEPPSKELMTSLKAALDEEVNHLRVKL; the protein is encoded by the coding sequence ATGAAAAAAGGATATGTACATTCAATAGAATCATTAGGAACAGTAGATGGCCCGGGCGTACGTACTGTTGTATTTATGCAGGGCTGTTATTTGCGTTGCCGTTATTGCCATAACCCTGATACATGGGAATGTTCAGGCGGAAAAAGTTATACAGCGCAAGAGCTTTTTAATTTTGTTATAAAATTTCGACCTTATTTTGGAAAATCAGGCGGCATTACTGTTTCAGGCGGAGAGCCTTTGTTGCAGCCTGAGTTTTTGTATGAGTTTTTTGAGTTATTAAAGCAAAACAACATCCATACAGCAATCGATACCTCGGGGTTACTTAATGATGAAATAAAAAAATTGCTTACTAAGACGGACTTGGTTTTGTTAGATATAAAACACACTGATCCAATAGAATACAAAAAGCTGACTGGCGGCGATTTGTCTGCGCCCCAAAAAATGCATTCTTACTTGATTGAAAATAATATTCCGTTTTGGATAAGGCAAGTTATCGTTCCCGGAATCAACGATACCGTAGAACAGATAAAAGAACTTGCAAAATACTGCGTACACTCCCAAAAATATGAGCTTATAGCTTATCATACATTGGGACTTAATAAATGGAGATTTCTAAATATACCATACTCATTAGAAGGCGTCGAGCCTCCGTCAAAAGAGCTAATGACTTCTTTAAAAGCGGCTTTAGACGAAGAAGTTAATCATTTAAGGGTAAAACTATAA
- a CDS encoding ribonucleoside triphosphate reductase, translated as MIKEILKRDSTVQPFDIQKITNAIYKAAVAVGGDDRELAEKLSLEVVKNLEKKFGDRIPHVEDVQDMVEKVLIENGHAKTAKAFILYREKRHSARKINALIGATIDMFGNYLGESDWVIQENANTQKSVNGLNNYIRESFTKKYWLYEIYPVDVRNAHESGDIHLHDLGFFGPYCAGWDLRQLLTDGFGGVSGKVESKPAKHMRSFLGQIVNATFTTQGETAGAQAWSSFDTYVAPFIRYDHMTYDQVKQCLQEFIFNINVPTRVGFQCPFSNLTFDIKVPKTLKDQPVIIGGVAQDVTYGDFQKEMDMLNQAFCEVMLEGDAKGRVFTFPIPTLNITNDFDWDSPVTDAFMKITGKYGIPYFANYINSDLNPEDAVSMCCRLRLDVSELKKRGGGLFGSNPFTGSIGVVTINLPRIGYLSKSKEEFFDRLRRQCNIAKTSLEIKRKIIEEQSDKGLYPYSTHFLRGIKARTGQYWYNHFNTIGIVGMNEALLNFMGKDITTPEGKEFAIEVLKYMRSIMVEFQKETGHMYNLEATPAEGTSYRLAKLDKERFPDIIASGINEPYYTNSTQPPVGFTDDIFEAVQNQDELQSLYTGGTVLHLYLGEKVDDVQACKNLIRTIFSNSKMPYISLTPTFSVCPEHGYITGEHFKCPQCGADSEVWSRVVGYLRPVQNYNKGKKEEYLQRVKYVMPKNSDEIKKQIHNQNIAVG; from the coding sequence ATGATAAAAGAGATTTTAAAAAGAGATTCAACTGTTCAACCTTTTGATATTCAAAAGATTACCAATGCTATTTATAAGGCCGCAGTTGCAGTAGGCGGAGATGATAGAGAACTCGCCGAAAAATTAAGTCTTGAGGTTGTAAAAAATCTAGAGAAAAAATTTGGAGACAGAATCCCTCATGTCGAAGATGTGCAGGACATGGTGGAAAAAGTGCTCATCGAAAATGGACACGCCAAGACCGCCAAGGCGTTTATATTGTATCGAGAAAAAAGACACAGCGCACGAAAAATAAACGCATTAATCGGCGCCACCATAGATATGTTTGGAAATTATCTTGGTGAAAGCGATTGGGTTATTCAAGAAAACGCAAACACACAAAAGTCTGTAAACGGACTTAACAACTATATAAGAGAATCATTTACAAAAAAATATTGGCTGTATGAGATATATCCGGTAGATGTAAGAAACGCGCATGAAAGCGGCGATATTCATTTGCATGATTTGGGATTCTTTGGACCTTATTGCGCTGGATGGGATTTAAGACAATTATTGACTGATGGTTTTGGCGGCGTAAGCGGTAAAGTTGAGAGCAAGCCCGCAAAGCATATGCGTTCATTTTTGGGACAAATTGTAAACGCTACTTTTACCACCCAAGGCGAAACAGCGGGCGCGCAAGCATGGAGCAGCTTTGATACCTATGTTGCGCCTTTTATAAGATATGACCATATGACTTATGATCAGGTTAAGCAATGCTTGCAGGAATTTATATTTAACATCAATGTTCCTACGCGCGTTGGATTCCAATGTCCTTTTTCTAATTTAACATTTGATATAAAAGTTCCTAAGACTCTCAAAGATCAGCCTGTTATCATAGGTGGCGTTGCTCAAGATGTAACTTACGGCGATTTCCAAAAAGAAATGGATATGCTTAACCAAGCCTTCTGTGAGGTTATGCTGGAAGGCGATGCCAAGGGCAGAGTTTTTACATTTCCTATTCCTACTCTTAATATCACCAATGATTTTGATTGGGACAGCCCTGTAACCGATGCTTTTATGAAAATAACAGGCAAATACGGAATTCCATATTTTGCCAATTATATCAATAGCGATCTTAATCCTGAAGACGCAGTATCAATGTGCTGCAGATTAAGACTGGATGTAAGCGAGTTAAAAAAACGCGGCGGCGGTCTGTTTGGCTCCAATCCATTTACAGGTTCTATCGGCGTAGTTACAATCAATCTTCCTAGAATAGGATATCTGTCTAAGAGTAAAGAAGAATTCTTTGACCGTTTAAGAAGACAATGCAATATAGCCAAGACTTCTTTGGAGATAAAGCGCAAGATTATAGAAGAGCAATCTGATAAAGGCTTGTATCCTTATTCGACGCACTTCTTAAGAGGAATAAAAGCGCGTACAGGTCAGTATTGGTACAATCACTTTAACACGATAGGAATCGTGGGAATGAACGAAGCGCTTCTTAACTTTATGGGTAAGGATATCACAACGCCTGAAGGCAAAGAGTTTGCAATAGAAGTTTTGAAGTATATGAGAAGCATAATGGTAGAGTTCCAAAAAGAAACAGGGCATATGTATAACCTAGAAGCTACTCCTGCCGAAGGAACAAGCTATCGTCTTGCAAAACTTGATAAAGAAAGATTTCCAGATATTATTGCAAGCGGAATTAATGAGCCTTATTACACCAACTCTACTCAACCACCCGTAGGGTTTACAGATGACATATTTGAGGCTGTCCAAAATCAAGATGAATTGCAGTCGCTTTATACAGGCGGAACTGTTTTGCACTTGTATTTGGGCGAAAAGGTTGACGATGTTCAAGCATGTAAGAATTTGATCAGAACGATTTTTTCAAATTCTAAAATGCCGTATATTTCTTTGACTCCTACTTTTTCTGTTTGCCCTGAACACGGATATATTACGGGCGAACATTTCAAATGCCCTCAATGCGGTGCTGATTCTGAAGTTTGGTCAAGAGTTGTTGGATATCTAAGACCTGTTCAGAATTACAATAAAGGCAAGAAAGAAGAATACCTGCAGAGAGTAAAATATGTAATGCCTAAAAATTCTGATGAGATAAAAAAGCAAATTCATAACCAAAATATTGCAGTAGGCTAA
- a CDS encoding anaerobic ribonucleoside-triphosphate reductase activating protein, with amino-acid sequence MKIAGYVKNSLIDYPAHISCAVFLGGCNFDCWYCHNRSYIKGQGDIESETVLEFLKRRKGLIQGVVVSGGEPTLNAELPDFLIKIKEMGYLVKLDTNGSRPKIVKDIISQGLVDYIAMDYKAPLEKYPEIVHVNVNINDIKESIDTILASNIDYEFRTTFVPTLIDEDIVKIAKEISSSKKYCLQQYRHEDEYSKILGKEVRPHTPEYIRQTAQKLKDFFNGELIIRGL; translated from the coding sequence ATGAAAATTGCAGGTTATGTAAAAAATTCTTTAATTGATTATCCGGCGCATATATCATGCGCCGTCTTTTTGGGCGGATGTAATTTCGATTGCTGGTATTGTCATAACCGCTCATATATAAAAGGTCAAGGCGATATCGAAAGCGAAACGGTATTAGAATTTTTGAAAAGACGAAAAGGACTGATTCAAGGCGTGGTTGTAAGCGGAGGTGAGCCTACATTGAATGCAGAATTGCCTGACTTTTTAATTAAAATAAAAGAAATGGGATACCTTGTAAAACTAGACACCAACGGAAGCCGCCCTAAGATTGTAAAAGATATTATTTCACAAGGGCTAGTTGATTATATTGCTATGGACTATAAAGCGCCATTAGAGAAATATCCTGAAATTGTCCATGTTAATGTAAATATAAATGATATAAAAGAATCTATAGATACAATACTAGCAAGCAATATTGATTATGAGTTTCGAACGACTTTTGTACCTACATTGATAGACGAGGATATTGTAAAAATAGCTAAAGAAATAAGCTCAAGCAAAAAATACTGCTTGCAGCAATATCGCCATGAAGATGAATACAGCAAGATTTTGGGAAAAGAAGTAAGACCGCATACTCCAGAATATATAAGACAAACAGCACAAAAACTAAAAGATTTTTTTAATGGGGAATTGATTATAAGAGGGCTTTAA
- a CDS encoding ComF family protein codes for MKIFRFFQKIFFPADFKCIICDKDIFSDSKYCLCNDCKLEFNDQNFCQKCGTVIDNMASFCEDCKKYKPHYNIARSVLIYEGNAQKLIRGYKYGNKKYLYKPLGEMMSDYFQKLNLNIDLIVPAPISQRRLKERGYNQSLLLAKVISQNHNIPLEINLLHKIKNTPYQARSTREERFSQVKGVFMASDDIDIKDKHILLIDDVMTTGATVDELSRLILKKGAKEVNVLVLAQPRKKIKGLY; via the coding sequence GTGAAAATATTTAGATTTTTTCAAAAAATATTTTTTCCTGCTGATTTCAAATGCATTATTTGCGATAAGGATATTTTTTCTGATTCCAAATATTGTTTATGTAACGACTGTAAATTAGAATTTAACGATCAGAACTTCTGCCAAAAATGCGGAACTGTTATCGATAATATGGCTTCTTTTTGCGAGGACTGCAAAAAATATAAACCTCATTATAATATCGCAAGAAGCGTGTTAATCTATGAAGGCAACGCTCAAAAGCTGATAAGAGGTTACAAATACGGCAATAAAAAATATCTATACAAGCCGCTTGGCGAAATGATGTCTGATTATTTTCAAAAGCTTAACCTAAACATTGATTTGATTGTGCCGGCACCCATTTCCCAAAGACGTCTCAAAGAAAGAGGATATAATCAATCTCTCTTGCTTGCAAAAGTCATATCTCAAAATCACAATATTCCGTTAGAAATCAATCTTTTACATAAAATAAAAAATACACCCTATCAGGCAAGATCAACAAGGGAAGAACGCTTTTCTCAAGTAAAGGGTGTTTTTATGGCGTCGGACGACATTGATATTAAGGACAAGCACATTTTGCTGATTGATGATGTAATGACTACGGGCGCAACGGTTGATGAACTGTCCAGGCTAATTTTGAAAAAAGGCGCAAAAGAAGTAAATGTTCTGGTTTTGGCTCAACCGCGCAAAAAAATAAAAGGGCTTTATTAA
- the tsaD gene encoding tRNA (adenosine(37)-N6)-threonylcarbamoyltransferase complex transferase subunit TsaD, giving the protein MNEEKDIYILGIETSCDETSVAIVKNGREVVSNIISSQIDIHKKFGGVVPEIASRNHTMAIINVLDEALNNANLTLNDIDAVAVTYGAGLVGALLVGVSAAKAISYMLNKPLIKVNHIRAHIAANYLDNSTLVPPFLCAVVSGGHTELVNIKDYMSYEVLGSTQDDAAGEAFDKVARLLGLEYPGGPMIDKLAKQGQNNIEFFKHAKTISDGYNFSYSGLKTAAVNYIHNQKAKGLEINAPDVCASFTYYAIEPIVQKAFTAVLNLGYLDIALAGGVAANSYLRKRFEEMGKKYNINVHIPRLSLCTDNAAMVASMGYYNYINKVNFADMTLNAVPSL; this is encoded by the coding sequence ATGAACGAAGAAAAAGATATTTATATATTGGGAATTGAAACCTCTTGCGATGAAACAAGCGTTGCCATCGTCAAAAACGGACGTGAAGTCGTAAGCAATATTATTTCAAGCCAAATTGATATTCACAAAAAATTTGGCGGTGTAGTACCCGAAATTGCTTCTCGAAATCATACTATGGCTATTATCAATGTTTTGGACGAAGCGCTAAATAACGCAAACCTTACGCTAAACGATATAGATGCAGTTGCAGTGACATACGGCGCAGGGCTTGTGGGCGCATTGCTTGTAGGCGTAAGTGCTGCTAAGGCAATAAGCTATATGCTAAACAAGCCGTTGATTAAGGTCAATCACATCAGGGCGCATATCGCTGCTAATTATCTTGACAATTCCACACTTGTTCCACCTTTTTTGTGCGCAGTAGTAAGCGGCGGTCATACCGAACTTGTCAATATAAAAGATTATATGTCTTATGAGGTTTTGGGTTCTACTCAAGACGATGCAGCAGGAGAAGCTTTTGATAAAGTTGCAAGGCTTTTGGGACTTGAATATCCAGGCGGACCAATGATCGACAAACTTGCAAAACAAGGTCAAAACAATATAGAATTTTTTAAACACGCAAAAACAATAAGTGACGGATATAACTTTAGTTACAGCGGACTCAAAACCGCTGCCGTAAATTATATACACAATCAAAAGGCAAAGGGCTTAGAAATCAATGCTCCTGATGTGTGCGCTTCATTTACGTACTACGCTATAGAACCTATTGTTCAAAAAGCGTTCACAGCTGTGCTTAATCTTGGTTATCTGGATATAGCCTTAGCAGGCGGAGTTGCGGCTAACAGCTACTTAAGAAAAAGATTTGAAGAGATGGGCAAAAAGTACAACATAAATGTCCATATTCCTAGACTTTCTCTTTGTACTGATAATGCAGCAATGGTTGCATCTATGGGTTATTATAACTATATCAATAAAGTCAATTTTGCTGATATGACACTTAACGCGGTGCCTTCGTTGTGA
- the prfB gene encoding peptide chain release factor 2 (programmed frameshift), translating into MLKLDTIKTQMQDCRKTIMAIGDSLDLPKLKKEIAELEERQNAEDFYKNLSEVKEVSQKLKALNNKVDTYEQIVKRANDIDELIELAEMEDDEKLADEIIKDFEQLNTDVEKLNLQTLLRGEYDANNAIITLHAGAGGTEAQDWADMLYRMYTRYAEKNGYSIKVIDYLEGEGAGIKSVTFIVEGLNAYGYLKAEKGVHRLVRISPFDANSRRHTSFASVEVTPEIEQDANIEIKPEELKIDTYRSGGAGGQYVNKTESAIRITHIPTGIVVQCQNERSQIQNRETAMKMLISKLAEIKERENMEKVQSLKGEIKKIEWGSQIRSYVFCPYTLVKDHRTGYEKTDIQAVMDGEIEEFIDDYLRKSQ; encoded by the exons ATGCTAAAACTTGACACAATAAAAACTCAAATGCAGGATTGCCGCAAAACTATAATGGCAATAGGAGACTCTCTT GACCTGCCTAAGTTAAAAAAAGAAATTGCAGAGTTGGAAGAAAGACAAAACGCTGAAGATTTTTATAAAAACTTATCTGAAGTTAAGGAAGTCAGTCAAAAGCTAAAAGCGCTTAACAATAAAGTAGACACCTATGAACAAATCGTCAAAAGAGCTAATGATATTGACGAACTTATAGAGTTGGCTGAAATGGAAGACGATGAAAAGCTGGCTGACGAAATTATAAAAGATTTTGAACAACTAAATACTGATGTAGAAAAATTAAATCTTCAAACCCTTTTAAGAGGCGAATATGACGCCAATAATGCTATTATCACTTTGCATGCGGGTGCAGGCGGAACAGAAGCTCAAGACTGGGCAGATATGCTGTACCGTATGTACACAAGATATGCAGAAAAAAACGGCTATTCTATAAAAGTTATAGATTATCTTGAAGGCGAAGGCGCAGGAATAAAAAGCGTAACCTTTATAGTAGAAGGGCTCAATGCTTATGGCTATCTAAAAGCTGAAAAAGGCGTACACAGACTGGTTAGAATTTCGCCGTTTGACGCCAATTCAAGACGCCATACTTCTTTTGCATCAGTTGAAGTTACGCCCGAAATTGAACAGGACGCCAATATCGAGATAAAGCCTGAAGAACTTAAAATCGATACTTACCGAAGCGGCGGCGCTGGCGGTCAGTATGTAAATAAGACCGAATCAGCAATCCGTATTACGCATATTCCTACCGGCATAGTAGTTCAGTGTCAAAACGAACGCTCACAGATTCAAAACCGCGAAACAGCAATGAAGATGCTTATTTCCAAGCTTGCTGAAATAAAAGAGCGTGAAAACATGGAAAAAGTACAAAGCCTTAAGGGCGAAATCAAAAAAATAGAATGGGGAAGCCAAATCCGTTCTTATGTGTTCTGCCCTTACACTCTTGTAAAAGACCACAGAACAGGCTATGAAAAAACTGATATACAAGCTGTTATGGACGGCGAAATAGAAGAATTTATAGACGATTATTTGAGAAAATCACAATAA